Within the Erigeron canadensis isolate Cc75 chromosome 6, C_canadensis_v1, whole genome shotgun sequence genome, the region ATATAAAGTGTTCAATTGTGTTCTTGTCGTGATTACTACATATTTGATTTGTATGAAGATTATGTCAACGTGGGTTCAGTGACGACTTTATATTCTTCAAACAGAGCCTGGCATGCTTCATTTCCCATCAATTGTAAGTCTCATCAAAAAATCAACAATTTGCAGAAACAATACAAACTAATATTGTAGAACTTGGAACATAATCTAAATGTACATCGTCGTTAGATTGTGGTTTAATGCCCAAATTAAAAAACTAGAACATAAACCAAATGTGCACCTACTGGTAATGGCTGCCAATATGTGACTGCTTTCGTTTTTTGTCTTGTTGCGTCTAAACACGCGCTTTGTTTCCACAACACAGATTTGTCGGGTTTAATTTGCATCATCAAATTTGTTGGCTTTAATTTGGATTGACATGCCTTCTATGTAAATTTCTATATATGTAGATACCTTTTGGTCTGGTTGAGCATTCCTTTCAGAATTTAACAATATGAAGGCATTTTTGCTTTTGTCCTTCAACATAAAGTCCTTACTTTTAATGCCATTATTCTAATGAAATGACTTACAAAGTATCAATGTCATCTCCAAATAAGGTTCATAACCATCCACTCTCCAAAATTAAAGAAAGTCTAGTGATATcaccaaaaacattttgatcaTGAGATGCTTATTCTTTCATTTTACAAAAACATAACTATACATGTAACATACAAAAACCTTACAAGACAGAAAACACTAGGTATTACTTAGGGACGCGGAAATATATTGGTATAGGATTATGAGGCTCAGGTGCTTCTTCCCACACAGAAAAAGCACTCGTTGAGTTCATCCATCGATCAGTCATACCCGGATAGTGCCGATCCAACAAATCTTTCAAACTCTCTGTTGTGTTCACCCACTCAAGCCCCTTTTTCGTGTACACATTTTCATTGAAATCCCTTGTGAAAAATCTATCTGCCTGCAGTCTCCTGCAATCCACCCACAAGTTACTCAAATACAGTTTTTGTTTagtttccattttcattttttgtacTTGATTATACTAGGATGTACCTTGATGCCATGAGTATAAAGATAACAAAAGCTGTCTCACTAATGGCGAACCCTTTAATCTTTTTCTCAGCAGCCATTCCTACCAATAGATCAAGCTGTTCGACATCATCATACACTTCACCCAATGTCTTAATAGCTTCTGGGTCTTCGGTTAAATCTTCCCATTTTGAGATTGGGATCAAGAAAAGTGATCTTCGGAACTCATTGTATCTTGCTACATTTCTCTCCCTGTCCCTATAAACTTCAACCCGAAAAGTTTAATCTAGTTAAATGTACTTTTGAAATTATACCATGATCAACTTTAGTGAAAGAAAGATGGTTCTTACTCTCGAGTGAGGCTAAGTCAACATGATCAAGACGATCTGAACCGTCCACGTTTTGAGGCACCACATTCCTGAGCCACACTGGGTAGTTCCATAGCTCAAGTGCCCCACATGGTTGATGTCCCATTGATACCATTCTTGTAAACCCATTTTCTGATAGTAATTCCTTCTCTCCTCTGCCACCAATCAAGTTGATCATGTCAACCCTGCATATTTACCATCGATATACACGAGTCATGTATTGTCTATTATAAGAACACTGTATACATATAGTTGAAAATTGTGTCTTAAACCTTACTTTTTAGTCAACTTTGGGGACTTTTTAGGACCCGGTGCTGAGTTCACATCCCTAATGTGAAGTTGATCAGGTAAGAGAGAGTGCATTCTGTATACGCTTGTAAACTCTTCGGTTAATGAGTAGGGTACCCCATGGTTATCGGGTTTTTTCAACCCTACAAGACCTCCCAAAATGGCTCCCCCAACGTGCCCAAATGTGTCCTTGAATCTTTTCCCTAATATCCCATACCTGAAagaaactttttgtttttgttaaagaTGGTAGTACTAACTAGTAACGCAAAAAACGAAGTTGATTACAAGTCAGGTAAAACTATTTTTACCAGTTTGCTCTCATTGCAGCACGAAGGGTGTCGGTTTTGAGAAGCTCAACAGTCCAATCAATGGTGTGGATTTTAGCAATCACAGCAGAAGTTACTAGTCTTGCATAACGGTACAGATCTTCATCCTCCAAGTCATGATATTCTTTCTGAGATTATTTTGCAATTGAGAAATGTTACTAATTAGAGTTGAAGTTAGTTACATAAAGTGTGTTTGTTTGCGTACCTTTAAAGCTTCACAAATGGCATTGTGTTCAAGGATGAAGAGGGCTTGCAAAGTTGATACCCCAATCCAATTGTTACGAATATCCCCTGCTATGGGCAGACCGTCTTTGTCATGTTGGAGAAGGCCATCTTCTGCAATCTTGAGCTTTCCGTC harbors:
- the LOC122605846 gene encoding alpha-dioxygenase 1-like isoform X2 → MTIVDKLLFLNVHSIDKSRTYKWHRLPVLLGVSYLAMRRRLHDRYNLINVGKTPVEGRFDASVGGEGTFFGRNMLPVDQKDKLLKPDPMVVATKLLERKKFITYGTQFNMIAASWIQFMIHDWIDHLESTQQIELKAPMEVARQCPLKSFKFYKTKEFDTGFDDIRKGHINIRTPWWDGSGIYGSNSVALIRMRTFKDGKLKIAEDGLLQHDKDGLPIAGDIRNNWIGVSTLQALFILEHNAICEALKKEYHDLEDEDLYRYARLVTSAVIAKIHTIDWTVELLKTDTLRAAMRANWYGILGKRFKDTFGHVGGAILGGLVGLKKPDNHGVPYSLTEEFTSVYRMHSLLPDQLHIRDVNSAPGPKKSPKLTKKVDMINLIGGRGEKELLSENGFTRMVSMGHQPCGALELWNYPVWLRNVVPQNVDGSDRLDHVDLASLEIYRDRERNVARYNEFRRSLFLIPISKWEDLTEDPEAIKTLGEVYDDVEQLDLLVGMAAEKKIKGFAISETAFVIFILMASRRLQADRFFTRDFNENVYTKKGLEWVNTTESLKDLLDRHYPGMTDRWMNSTSAFSVWEEAPEPHNPIPIYFRVPK
- the LOC122605846 gene encoding alpha-dioxygenase 1-like isoform X1; its protein translation is MHPFMSSPKSRLFSPFKRFIHADFHESFQKMTIVDKLLFLNVHSIDKSRTYKWHRLPVLLGVSYLAMRRRLHDRYNLINVGKTPVEGRFDASDVPFRTADGTFNDPLNKGVGGEGTFFGRNMLPVDQKDKLLKPDPMVVATKLLERKKFITYGTQFNMIAASWIQFMIHDWIDHLESTQQIELKAPMEVARQCPLKSFKFYKTKEFDTGFDDIRKGHINIRTPWWDGSGIYGSNSVALIRMRTFKDGKLKIAEDGLLQHDKDGLPIAGDIRNNWIGVSTLQALFILEHNAICEALKKEYHDLEDEDLYRYARLVTSAVIAKIHTIDWTVELLKTDTLRAAMRANWYGILGKRFKDTFGHVGGAILGGLVGLKKPDNHGVPYSLTEEFTSVYRMHSLLPDQLHIRDVNSAPGPKKSPKLTKKVDMINLIGGRGEKELLSENGFTRMVSMGHQPCGALELWNYPVWLRNVVPQNVDGSDRLDHVDLASLEIYRDRERNVARYNEFRRSLFLIPISKWEDLTEDPEAIKTLGEVYDDVEQLDLLVGMAAEKKIKGFAISETAFVIFILMASRRLQADRFFTRDFNENVYTKKGLEWVNTTESLKDLLDRHYPGMTDRWMNSTSAFSVWEEAPEPHNPIPIYFRVPK